In Spinacia oleracea cultivar Varoflay chromosome 5, BTI_SOV_V1, whole genome shotgun sequence, a single window of DNA contains:
- the LOC110803090 gene encoding uncharacterized protein has product MAGDLTEIYGRLAINNDEEEVLDLGSIVTEENDDKVALMLVGRLLTDRPFNVDAFQQTIIQSWAMTGKAVVRSIGPNLFAFQFFHWRDKEKVILGGPWCFDNQLLILSEVTGDEPPTEVALNFSPFWVRIRNLPFNCRINAHVKAVAGCLGAVLEVEDDDVGIDKDRRVRVLLDVRKPLRRVKTIKNKRGMDVVVEFRQRRGIQMGVCLRASPRKGRTQQVAEVESLKAAKKVLFVAKNMMGEKGSTDSDGKGTKSVREEQVEGIQISKKNAMVNREVDEGEKSITNHVGRGREDTIVGVIAEGVQERGSTNKSSTEKDSGRRGANGEEVQEEVQSVEERGSAVSSMAFNIGQLGSKRGKIRKMKRIGEGGSIGGGGGVKQAAGGLTGGENEKDGGRTCIEKVGGGDTTGNYYHGAGEKRKGCMDGNDVVMSERCDVDRNVKLVFLGSEYNAGSQVAEIGSGQSREGQ; this is encoded by the exons ATGGCTGGCGATCTAACGGAAATTTACGGCCGCCTAGCGATCAATAATGATGAGGAGGAAGTTTTGGACTTGGGGAGTATTGTTACGGAGGAAAACGACGATAAAGTTGCACTAATGCTTGTAGGGAGACTATTAACAGACCGCCCTTTCAATGTGGATGCTTTTCAGCAAACGATAATACAATCATGGGCAATGACGGGGAAGGCGGTTGTGCGTAGTATTGGACCGAATTTGTTTGCTTTTCAGTTCTTTCATTGGCGTGACAAAGAGAAGGTTATTCTCGGTGGACCCTGGTGTTTTGATAACCAACTCCTGATTTTGAGCGAGGTTACAGGGGATGAACCACCAACGGAGGTAGCCCTGAATTTCTCACCTTTCTGGGTGCGAATCCGCAACCTCCCTTTCAACTGTCGAATAAATGCTCACGTAAAGGCAGTTGCTGGCTGCCTAGGAGCGGTTTTGGAGGTGGAGGACGATGATGTTGGAATTGATAAGGACCGCAGAGTTCGGGTTTTGCTAGATGTGCGGAAACCACTACGGCGGGTAAAGACTATAAAGAACAAAAGAGGCATGGATGTGGTGGTGGAGTTTCG GCAGAGAAGAGGGATACAAATGGGGGTATGTCTAAGAGCGTCACCAAGAAAGGGTAGAACTCAACAGGTAGCGGAAGTGGAGTCTCTGAAGGCTGCAAAGAAAGTTTTATTTGTGGCAAAGAATATGATGGGGGAAAAGGGGAGTACGGATAGTGATGGGAAGGGCACAAAGAGTGTAAGGGAGGAGCAAGTGGAAGGAATACAGATTTCAAAGAAGAATGCAATGGTCAACAGGGAAGTGGACGAGGGGGAGAAGTCTATAACCAATCATGTAGGCAGGGGGAGAGAGGATACAATAGTGGGGGTGATAGCTGAGGGAGTGCAGGAACGGGGGTCCACAAACAAAAGTAGTACAGAGAAGGATAGTGGGAGAAGGGGGGCGAATGGAGAGGAGGTGCAAGAGGAGGTGCAAAGCGTAGAGGAAAGGGGGAGTGCAGTGAGCTCTATGGCGTTCAACATAGGCCAGCTGGGGAGCAAGAGAGGTAAAATCCGAAAAATGAAGAGAATTGGGGAGGGGGGGAGTATTGGTGGGGGTGGAGGTGTGAAGCAAGCCGCAGGGGGGCTGACAGGTGGGGAGAATGAGAAAGATGGAGGGAGGACGTGCATTGAAAAAGTGGGTGGAGGGGATACTACGGGAAACTATTACCATGGGGCAGGAGAGAAAAGGAAGGGGTGCATGGATGGGAATGATGTAGTGATGAGTGAAAGATGTGACGTAGATAGAAACGTGAAGCTTGTTTTTTTGGGCTCCGAGTATAATGCAGGGAGTCAAGTAGCGGAGATTGGCAGTGGCCAATCCCGCGAAGGGCAATGA